The Vallitalea okinawensis genome window below encodes:
- a CDS encoding ABC transporter permease: MVSEVAAKKTRGKSTGNNILNGIAGFGKELVKNWSLYLMAIPAMVLLILFKYFPMFGIIIAFKDYNFRDGILGSKWMDPLFENFAILVNSESAWQAIINTVSLNFLFIITSTLASLALAIMLNEVSGKTFKKLAQSITFLPFFMSWIVVGLFVSNILSYDNGIINKLLESLGREKIMFYMEPQYWTFILMLVNIWKGVGYGAVVYLAAITGIDKSFYEAARIDGATRWQEIRFITLQMLKPTVIILVLLAFGRIMNADFGMFYYVTSDVPMLYPTTDVIDTFIYRGLRQTGDIGMSSAAGFFQSIISFVFVIVCNKLANHFEEGS, from the coding sequence ATGGTTAGTGAAGTAGCGGCAAAAAAAACAAGAGGTAAGAGCACCGGAAATAATATATTAAATGGTATTGCTGGTTTTGGGAAGGAACTGGTTAAAAATTGGTCATTGTACTTGATGGCAATTCCAGCAATGGTATTATTGATTTTGTTTAAGTATTTTCCGATGTTTGGAATAATAATTGCTTTTAAAGATTACAACTTTAGAGATGGAATTTTAGGTAGTAAGTGGATGGATCCTCTTTTTGAGAACTTTGCAATATTGGTAAATTCTGAAAGTGCATGGCAGGCTATTATAAATACTGTTTCTCTTAACTTTCTATTTATCATTACAAGTACTTTGGCATCTCTTGCATTGGCAATTATGTTAAACGAGGTTTCAGGAAAAACATTTAAAAAACTTGCACAATCTATTACTTTTCTTCCTTTCTTTATGTCGTGGATTGTTGTTGGATTATTCGTTTCCAATATATTGAGCTATGACAATGGAATTATAAATAAGTTGTTGGAATCACTTGGAAGAGAAAAAATAATGTTTTATATGGAACCACAATATTGGACGTTTATTCTAATGTTGGTAAATATTTGGAAAGGTGTTGGGTATGGTGCTGTAGTTTATTTGGCAGCTATAACAGGCATTGATAAGTCTTTCTACGAGGCTGCTAGAATTGATGGGGCTACAAGATGGCAAGAGATTCGTTTTATAACTTTACAAATGTTAAAACCTACAGTTATCATTTTAGTTTTATTAGCCTTTGGTCGAATCATGAATGCAGACTTTGGTATGTTCTATTATGTAACATCAGATGTACCCATGTTATACCCAACTACAGATGTTATAGATACCTTTATCTATAGAGGGTTAAGGCAGACAGGGGATATTGGTATGTCATCAGCTGCTGGCTTTTTTCAATCAATAATCTCATTCGTTTTTGTAATAGTATGTAATAAACTAGCTAACCACTTTGAAGAAGGATCATGA
- a CDS encoding alpha-mannosidase: MKEVYIVPHSHWDREWYLPFEHHRLRLVWLMDELLDTLEVNEEYKHFHLDGQTIVIDDYLEIKPHMKEKIIKYIGEGRLSVGPWYILQDEYLISGEANIRNMLIGYRESAKYGKVCKVGYFPDAFGNISQGPQILKGFGIDNAVFGRGINSVGFNNTVVSKTTVEEYPTELLWQSPDGSLVLGVFMANWYNNAMEIPENKEEAIEFLKNAIKNSTKLATTDRLLLMNGCDHQPPQVGLPEIIKQVQPLIGDVHLMQSGLENYIEDLKKDVGTLKTYEGEMNGQFTDGWWTLCNTASARVYLKQMNHESQSLLENYTEPVEVLAYINGKSYEKEMITHSWKKLLQNHPHDSICGCSVDEVHDEMVTRFNKTMQLSHALLDESLEYLFGERIIESIDVEKISFSVLNPSNWSRSGVVEVKIDVPNDQELKNPIVIDKDGNVVPASIVDKGVAFNYRLPKDKFRKVDYVHRYQLHVLVSDIPQLGMERFWLKSDDSELSFIGTDGDKAEADLPSLENDFFIININKNGSLVITDKETGKVYQDMNVYEDVGDVGNEYIFKSPEKDCIVTTKDSHALIEEVVKNSLKTVYKITQEISLPIKCDKKTSKRVEEMIKSTIITKVTLVSNVKRIDIKTTIDNRWEDHRFRALFPTGLESTYHYAHGQFDVIKRTNVPWEGWKNPSYCQKQRYFVDMNDGATGLMIANKGLAEYEILNNDTIALTLLRSVGELGDWGEFPTPGAQCIGEQTVEYSIIPHGGDWCESKAYREAYELNLPLIAKQEIDSTNYNETFPFAFSDDNIVVTAIKKCEERESIVARLYNISNDMISFSTSLTDLVNEVYEVNLNEGRLVKMDIKGKSMVNEIKGKEIKTYEYVLK; the protein is encoded by the coding sequence ATGAAGGAAGTATATATTGTGCCCCATTCCCATTGGGATAGGGAATGGTATCTACCATTTGAACATCATAGACTTCGATTAGTTTGGTTGATGGATGAACTATTGGATACCCTAGAAGTGAATGAAGAATATAAGCACTTTCATCTTGATGGGCAAACAATCGTAATAGATGACTATTTAGAAATTAAGCCTCATATGAAAGAGAAGATTATTAAGTATATTGGTGAAGGTAGGTTATCTGTTGGACCATGGTACATTTTACAAGATGAATACTTAATAAGTGGAGAAGCTAATATACGTAATATGCTTATTGGATATAGGGAAAGTGCTAAGTATGGAAAGGTTTGCAAGGTTGGTTATTTTCCAGATGCTTTTGGTAATATTTCTCAAGGGCCTCAAATATTAAAGGGGTTTGGTATTGATAATGCCGTGTTTGGAAGAGGGATTAATTCCGTTGGATTCAACAATACAGTGGTTAGTAAAACAACTGTTGAAGAATACCCTACAGAACTTTTATGGCAGTCTCCGGATGGTTCCTTGGTTCTTGGTGTGTTTATGGCTAATTGGTATAACAATGCGATGGAAATTCCAGAAAACAAAGAAGAGGCTATTGAGTTTTTAAAGAATGCGATAAAAAATTCTACTAAATTGGCAACTACAGATCGTTTGCTTTTAATGAATGGTTGTGATCACCAACCTCCTCAGGTAGGGCTTCCTGAAATTATCAAACAAGTACAACCTCTTATAGGAGATGTACATTTGATGCAGAGTGGACTTGAGAACTATATTGAAGACCTTAAGAAAGATGTAGGTACATTAAAAACATATGAAGGAGAAATGAATGGTCAATTTACAGATGGTTGGTGGACCTTATGTAATACAGCTTCTGCTAGGGTCTATCTAAAGCAAATGAATCATGAGAGCCAAAGTTTATTGGAGAACTATACAGAGCCGGTAGAAGTATTAGCCTATATTAATGGGAAGTCCTATGAAAAGGAAATGATTACCCATTCATGGAAAAAGCTATTACAGAATCATCCTCACGACAGCATATGTGGGTGTAGTGTAGATGAGGTTCATGATGAGATGGTAACGAGATTCAATAAAACTATGCAGTTATCGCACGCATTATTAGATGAAAGTCTAGAATACCTATTTGGAGAAAGAATCATTGAATCAATTGATGTAGAAAAGATTAGTTTTAGTGTCTTAAATCCTTCTAACTGGTCTAGAAGTGGAGTAGTGGAAGTAAAAATAGATGTACCTAATGATCAGGAGCTAAAAAATCCAATTGTCATTGATAAAGATGGAAATGTGGTTCCAGCATCTATTGTTGATAAAGGTGTTGCTTTTAATTACAGACTACCAAAAGATAAATTTAGGAAAGTAGATTATGTACATAGGTATCAACTACATGTCCTAGTGAGTGATATACCACAACTTGGAATGGAACGCTTTTGGTTAAAATCTGATGATAGTGAATTATCGTTTATAGGAACTGATGGGGATAAAGCAGAAGCAGATTTACCATCACTTGAAAATGATTTCTTTATCATAAATATTAATAAGAATGGTTCCTTAGTTATTACTGATAAAGAAACTGGTAAAGTCTATCAAGACATGAATGTCTATGAAGATGTTGGTGATGTTGGTAATGAGTATATCTTTAAGTCTCCGGAAAAAGATTGCATAGTAACGACGAAGGACTCACATGCGCTAATTGAGGAGGTAGTCAAGAATTCGCTTAAAACAGTATATAAAATTACCCAAGAGATAAGCCTGCCTATAAAATGTGATAAGAAAACATCTAAAAGAGTTGAAGAAATGATTAAGTCAACAATTATCACAAAGGTTACCTTGGTGTCAAATGTAAAACGCATTGATATAAAGACAACCATAGATAATAGATGGGAAGACCATCGTTTCAGGGCTTTATTCCCAACAGGGTTAGAATCAACGTATCACTATGCCCATGGACAGTTTGATGTCATTAAAAGAACCAACGTACCATGGGAAGGGTGGAAAAATCCTTCATATTGTCAAAAACAACGCTATTTTGTTGATATGAATGATGGTGCGACAGGTCTGATGATAGCTAATAAAGGCTTAGCTGAATATGAAATATTAAATAATGATACAATTGCTCTTACTCTATTAAGGTCTGTAGGGGAATTAGGAGATTGGGGAGAGTTTCCAACACCTGGTGCTCAATGTATTGGAGAGCAGACAGTGGAATACTCAATCATTCCTCATGGTGGAGATTGGTGTGAAAGTAAGGCTTATAGAGAAGCTTATGAACTCAACTTACCTTTAATCGCTAAACAAGAGATTGATTCAACTAACTATAATGAAACATTTCCTTTCGCTTTTAGTGATGATAATATTGTGGTTACTGCAATTAAAAAGTGCGAGGAACGAGAAAGTATTGTTGCTCGTTTATATAACATCTCAAATGATATGATATCTTTTTCCACCTCCTTAACAGACTTGGTTAATGAGGTATATGAAGTTAATTTAAATGAGGGAAGATTAGTGAAGATGGATATAAAAGGTAAATCAATGGTAAATGAAATTAAAGGGAAAGAAATTAAAACCTATGAATATGTGCTTAAGTAA
- a CDS encoding SDR family NAD(P)-dependent oxidoreductase, translating to MRKKAFVTGGSRGIGRGIAIVLAKEGYDIAFTYNSRLDEAESLSHIIENLGGKAYYYQASMEKDGVPETITETAVKDLGGIDVLVCNAGVTRHDSILKLTEDHIDFLYKLNFRSYMMCAKVAANHMVKEQVEGSIIFISSTRGISAHPEDNIYGSFKAGLIRSVQSVALELSEYGININVVAPGATAIRGDYSMEQLSKGWAKKIPMKRLGTPEEVGHLVKYLVSDVAEYITGETIRIDGGLILPGMKEVE from the coding sequence ATGAGAAAAAAGGCATTTGTAACAGGGGGGAGTAGAGGAATTGGGCGTGGAATAGCCATTGTCCTTGCCAAAGAAGGCTATGATATAGCTTTTACATATAATAGTCGATTAGACGAAGCTGAAAGTTTAAGCCATATTATTGAAAATCTTGGAGGAAAGGCTTACTATTATCAAGCCAGTATGGAAAAGGATGGCGTCCCAGAAACCATCACAGAAACAGCGGTTAAGGACTTAGGTGGCATAGATGTTCTTGTGTGTAATGCGGGGGTTACAAGGCATGATAGCATACTAAAGCTTACAGAGGATCATATTGATTTTCTTTATAAGCTTAATTTTAGAAGTTATATGATGTGTGCAAAAGTTGCGGCAAATCACATGGTGAAAGAACAAGTAGAAGGATCAATTATATTTATATCATCTACAAGAGGGATATCAGCTCATCCGGAAGATAATATCTATGGCTCGTTTAAAGCAGGATTAATTCGCTCGGTTCAATCTGTAGCACTAGAATTATCTGAATATGGAATTAATATTAATGTTGTAGCCCCAGGAGCTACTGCGATTCGTGGTGATTATTCTATGGAGCAATTATCTAAGGGGTGGGCTAAAAAAATCCCCATGAAGCGATTAGGTACACCAGAAGAGGTCGGACATTTGGTGAAGTATCTTGTATCAGATGTAGCCGAATATATAACGGGTGAAACAATTAGAATTGATGGAGGATTAATTCTGCCTGGAATGAAAGAAGTTGAGTAA
- a CDS encoding lactonase family protein has protein sequence MSKSMEIDLLVSGYGGGDTPSISLTKFDDKLRSWDVTWNSYIRASSFLSESAGLLFGITEREGCCCVYMYKESVNGYEFLDLIGLECGQLCHVQYLPKNKLLIGSSYEEGVLFSVEVNGEKFGDVKDYIITDGNLEGESRIHCAITSQGEEYLFATNIATDVIYKYHLVSKKLVEVDVLKLPAGSGPRHLVVDDNREMLYVNTEYSNKIIGIRFDEVNLSICQIISTLPDTYTQESSGSSICMSDDGRFIYAANRGHDSIAIFAIDNWGILECNGYIHCCGHWPRHIALIGSGNYMAIANQFSNRVVILKRDAINGLLGDKVKELEIEKPSFVDSINRHI, from the coding sequence TTGAGTAAAAGTATGGAAATTGATTTATTGGTTTCTGGCTATGGAGGGGGAGATACCCCATCTATTTCGTTGACTAAATTTGATGATAAGTTACGCTCTTGGGATGTAACGTGGAATAGTTATATTAGAGCATCCTCCTTTTTGAGTGAGAGTGCTGGGTTACTTTTTGGAATTACAGAAAGAGAAGGTTGCTGCTGTGTCTATATGTATAAAGAAAGTGTAAATGGCTATGAATTTTTAGATCTTATTGGGTTAGAATGTGGACAGTTATGTCATGTGCAGTATCTTCCTAAAAATAAGCTACTAATAGGCTCTAGTTATGAAGAGGGTGTTCTATTTTCTGTTGAAGTAAATGGGGAGAAGTTTGGTGATGTAAAAGATTATATTATTACAGATGGAAACTTAGAAGGTGAGAGTCGTATCCATTGTGCTATTACTAGTCAAGGTGAGGAATATCTTTTTGCTACCAATATTGCAACGGATGTGATATATAAGTATCATTTGGTTTCTAAAAAGTTAGTAGAGGTTGATGTGTTAAAGCTTCCTGCAGGAAGTGGGCCGAGACATTTAGTTGTTGACGATAACCGTGAAATGTTGTATGTAAATACAGAATATTCAAATAAAATCATTGGTATTAGGTTTGATGAAGTTAACTTGAGTATTTGTCAAATAATCAGCACCTTACCAGATACCTATACCCAGGAAAGCTCTGGTTCATCAATTTGCATGAGTGATGATGGGCGATTTATTTATGCAGCTAATAGAGGACATGATTCAATTGCTATTTTTGCTATTGACAATTGGGGCATATTAGAGTGTAATGGCTATATTCATTGCTGTGGACATTGGCCCAGACATATTGCTCTAATTGGCTCTGGTAACTACATGGCTATTGCTAATCAGTTTAGTAATCGAGTTGTTATTTTAAAAAGAGATGCTATAAATGGTCTATTGGGGGATAAGGTCAAGGAACTTGAGATTGAGAAGCCTAGCTTTGTAGATAGTATTAATAGACATATCTAA
- a CDS encoding enolase C-terminal domain-like protein codes for MSGIKIRDVRVILTAPEGINLIVVKVETTEPELYGLGCATFAYREKSVLSVVEDYLKPLLVGRDVADIEELWQLMHQNAYWRNDGISNNAISGVDIALWDIKGKMAGMPVYDLLGGKSRTGVAVYRHASGKGLDEILESIHRFMDKKVRHIRIQWGGYGGEAKSLNKPEGVLEGRYYCPDQYRHNALRMFDYVRSKIGFNIELLHDTHERLSGIDAVRLAKELEPYKLFFLEDVLSPEQGEWLKQLRSQTCTPIAIGELFNNPKEWDYLITNRLIDFIRVHISQIGGITPARKLAIFCEQFGVRTAWHGPGDVSPVGHSANIHLDMTARNFGIQEWSGISEVSEEVFPGVPELKNGYVYPNQKPGLGIDVNEELAKKYPVTTRITKWTQTRLPDGTLNTP; via the coding sequence ATGTCAGGGATTAAGATTAGAGATGTGAGAGTAATCTTAACTGCACCAGAAGGCATAAACCTTATTGTGGTTAAGGTAGAAACTACTGAACCAGAACTATACGGCTTAGGGTGTGCGACATTCGCCTATAGGGAAAAGTCGGTACTAAGTGTTGTTGAGGATTATCTTAAACCATTACTTGTAGGTCGAGATGTAGCTGATATTGAAGAGCTTTGGCAGCTGATGCATCAAAATGCATATTGGAGGAACGACGGTATTAGCAACAATGCAATCTCAGGTGTGGATATTGCATTATGGGATATTAAAGGTAAGATGGCTGGTATGCCGGTATATGACTTATTAGGAGGGAAATCTAGGACAGGAGTAGCTGTGTATCGCCATGCCAGTGGAAAGGGCTTAGATGAAATTCTAGAAAGTATCCACCGTTTTATGGATAAGAAAGTTAGGCATATTAGGATTCAATGGGGTGGTTATGGTGGGGAAGCGAAGAGTCTTAATAAACCTGAAGGGGTTCTGGAGGGGAGGTATTATTGTCCTGACCAATATAGGCATAATGCATTAAGAATGTTTGATTATGTTAGAAGTAAAATAGGATTTAATATTGAATTACTCCATGACACTCACGAACGCCTTTCGGGGATAGATGCTGTTAGATTAGCCAAAGAGCTAGAACCATATAAGCTATTTTTTCTTGAAGATGTCCTTTCTCCTGAGCAAGGAGAGTGGCTCAAACAGCTGCGAAGTCAGACGTGTACACCTATTGCTATTGGGGAGTTATTTAATAATCCAAAAGAGTGGGATTATTTAATAACCAATCGCCTCATTGATTTTATACGTGTACATATAAGTCAAATAGGTGGGATTACACCAGCTAGAAAATTGGCTATATTCTGCGAGCAATTTGGTGTAAGAACTGCATGGCATGGTCCGGGAGATGTATCACCAGTTGGACACTCTGCAAATATTCATTTAGACATGACTGCAAGAAATTTTGGTATCCAAGAATGGAGTGGTATAAGTGAAGTATCAGAAGAGGTCTTTCCTGGGGTCCCTGAGCTTAAAAATGGTTATGTCTATCCAAATCAAAAGCCAGGTCTAGGTATTGATGTTAATGAGGAGTTGGCAAAGAAATATCCAGTGACAACAAGGATAACTAAGTGGACTCAAACTAGGTTACCTGATGGTACATTAAATACACCATAA